The DNA region ttttatacttttcattctgctgctgtttaacttttcagtgttttttatatCAATTCTGCATTGCCGTGGAATGcgtaaatttaaatttttctgcattttgacaTAATCCAAATACATTTTGGAGTCAAAACCACTAAACACTGCAATGTCGTGTGTCAAACCTGACATTGGAGTGTTTAGTTAATTAACATCTGGTTAATTTCTAATCCCTATGGAAATGTCACCACCAACATGTTTTAACAGAGCCTTTGGTGGGCTGGGATTAGcaaatgttttctgctgatAAGAGCTTCGTAGATCCTGGCTTTGAAATGTCCAAACTATCTCTTTACAGTTTATATATCACATCAtcttaaagtcaaaatgtttccacagcTTCGCACATGAGGATTTTTATCTCATTCCGTCAGTTGTGGTTTTGAAAGAGGATGTGAAAAAAGGAAGGTCTGAAGCTCTGTCAGATTCTGTGTTTATGCATGCTGAGCCTTACATTTTGAATGATACACACACTGCAGTTTTTCTCTGCCTTTCACATGATGTTTACCAGAACTCACTTGCTGCAGCTGGGAAAGTTTGAAAATggacataaaataaactaaatgaaacctACTTTAACTGATGAAtttgacaaaaggaaaaaaaaaaggaacttttgatttttgttcttgtacttctcatttgttttttgtgggtttttgtgTCTGCACATCTGGTGGTTTGCGCGCAGGCTGCAGACATGTAAAGTAATCTTCATGGAAATTGTTCATCTGAACAGATTCAGACGCTGACGTTTTGATTCCTCCAAAAGATTTTGGTCATTAAAGTAAATCACCAGAACTTCCACAAATGGGGACCACTTGGTTTGTAGTTTGGAGTGTTTGGATCTTGTGTCAGGTAAGaaatcttttcctcttttcagtCTTAACAAACTCATTCAATTTCAGTAATTCTCAATTTCTAATATttgttaagctttttaaaaccatgtttgttttattgtaatagCAGCTGAGAAGAAAAAGTGTTGACTATTaggtttaaaagtttaaagccAAAATTATACATGGTTCTAACATTTAGCTCAAACAGTAAATGGTTTGTTagtaaacagttttatttcattgtttggGGCTAACCTCATCAAGTTTCCAGTAATGCTAATGAGGggaggttgtttttattttcttgttcagtAGTCCTgtaatcaattaaaatatgataaaatacaaagtttccCCCATAAGACTGGCTAAGCCCAGCGGCTGGGTGCTAGGACAGTTATTCATCCAGTGGCAGCCATTCACCAGTGTCGGGTTTTTgagtaaaacaatgtttaaagttgacaatgaatctgaaaatatcattatgtgttattgaaagattggaacaccaactataaagtcttaaaaatgccaacattttaaaaagacataaataaataagtaatccTTAGACTGGTGGGAGAACAAGTAAAgtctggtggcccgccaggcttataaaacactgggagaaaaaccttaaaatatttgacatctAATTTGATCATTGTACTAATATTCTGCCATCACCAATGAAGATTTTTACAGGTGAGTAAATTTACAAAACTTCAATCCATCACCCAcgaaaaggaaaatgaaacgTTTCCAATCTCTGACAATGTatgaaaccaaactgtttatgACACCACAGATTAGAATtgatctaataaataaattcatcctGTCTCCTCTTCTAgccctcagctgctgcagatggGTCATTATGTGAACCTGGATTTGAGTCAGAGCTGTTTATATTAAAAGTGAGCAGAAAGAACCTGAAGCCAGGCACAAGACTGTGCAAAGGTATCAGTATTCCCGCCATCTCTATAAACCGGGGTGCCTACAGGGGTCAGCAGGGGAGCTTACTGCCTGGGAGAAAATTTAACCCAGAGATGGTTAGtctttccctccctccatcTGCTCCATCACTCCATCACTCCGTCTCTGCTTCAGCACGCCTGGCTCCAGTATTGGCTCGTTAGCAGAGCTCTGCAGAGCTGGACTGCATGCTAGTGAGGCAGTTTCATCATTTAATCCAAACACGTGGGACAAGGGAcacatgtaaaagttgcaggactctaAGATTAAATCCTTGAGAACTATCAGCCTGAAAATCAGaagtgtaaaaaacaaatactttccaatgtatgttttaaaatgtcttgatttaaaaatatatatatttctatggTGCTTACATTTTCCCAATTCCTttgtagtttctgttttctaaatatgtcTTATTTCTATTACTTCTGGTTAGTATTACCTTACTTTGTTATTGTGGACAAAACTGagagttctttgtttttattggaatcattgtattttttaaatatattaaattatttaaatgtattttcttccaGTTGGCTTCACTGACTGCACGACCCGCACAAGATTTCTCTTCAGCACAGATGACAGCCGTTTAGTTGTAGAGGCTGAAGGAATAATAACTGTGAGTTACAGACTTACTGGAAACCCGTAGTTATTGGACGACATGTCACATGACTCTCACATGTGTGACACATGACTCTCACATAATGCTGTAAAGTATCCTTGGGTGTTTTGAAAGgcactataaataaaattattattattattattataacctCAGACCTGCTATTATTTGACAATTGAATAACATTGATGGCCTCTGACAAAAACAAGATCTTTTCTAACTGTTGTTTTAAGCTGCTTGTTTTCAGCAACTTATCACTGAAAAGTTTAagaaagttttcataaaaactgCATGGAGGGAGTCTGATGGATAAAAATGTCACTTATCATCCGCCGCTGGGCAGAatatagaaattaaataatattatctGAGATCGTCCTACATTAAATGGAGAACTCTACAGGAGCTGTTAACTACTGAATTGATCCTAGgcagaaaatattcagtgtatttttatgAATGTGAAAGGAGGAAGTGATAGTGGCCagtaaaaatacttaagtatcaTAAAcagttctctttttcttttcttttttgaaaagaaaaaaaaatattttttttatcaaaatattaatattatatcATCCACATtattacaatttaaattaaaaactgataaaGGTGGTTATTATTTTGGGCATTTTTAGAACATTTGTCATTGTTCCTGTAGAAAAGGTTTATAAACCCAGGCTGGTTTTAAACAGAGTCAGATGATCTCATCACTTCTCAGAGTTAATGAGACACCAGGCCAATGACCTTTGCTCTTGTCTCCGTCCAGGTAAAGAGACAGATTGTCCTTCATGAGGGAAACCAGAACTTCTTGGTCCATGCCTGGGATTCACAAGGTCAGAAAATGACTCTTCCTGTCAGGTTGCTGTATCAAAATCATCACTATATGAACAACCGTCTGGATGCTGAATTTCATCATGAGGCTCATAAACTCAACAACCAGCTTCACGATCACCTGGACTCTGATAGTAATCAGCAGGTGAGCTCAAAGCAGCTGTAAAGTGGACCAGAAAGGAAAGTTGTTCTTctagaaagtagaaaaaaatgcatcttaCCTTCTTCGCTGaacagcttttcttctttaagaAGGTTTGATATGTAGAGATGTTTCTCTGTGAGATGCTGATCCTCCCTGGATGTATTTAATATTTCCTGCTCTCAGATCCCCATTCTGGATTTCCCCAAATCTAATCCAGggctgaagaggaggaagagagactGGGTTATCCCTCCTCTCAGTGTTCCTGAACATAGCAGAGGACCTTATCCCCGGTTACTTGCCAAGGTAGGAGGAACTAAAATGTCctacagttttttatttttatttttttcaataattaggGAAAATGTTACCCAATCTGTTCTGTGTTATATTTTATAGGATAATTTAGACTGGCCTCAGACTTTCTATATTTTACGTTGTGTTTAATTCCTGCTCCAACCCAGacttgaagaaaaaatacatttgttttctaacctattgtttatttttgccgGAACTAGAATGTAATCATTGCTTTCACTAAAAGATCCCTCTTAGGTCTAAATTAATAAAGAATCAGACATTGGCAACTAATAACTGTTGTTAAAGTTGTGTAAGTTGAAAGTTGGTCTGTTTTGTCCAGATTCGCTCTAATAAAGATAAAGTGAAGAAGATCTATTACAGCATCACTGGTCCAGGAGCAGATCAGCCTCCTGTTGGTCTTTTCACCATGAACAGAGACACTGGTCATCTGTATGTCACACAGGAACTGGACAGAGAGAAAGTGGACAAGTACACGGTCAGTGTTTTCTCTGTTAGTTTAAACTTGATGCTGTTCTGCCTATTTCAATTTGTTAGAacaatttaatgtgtttttatggcaGCACGATTCTTGCCAACAGGTGAATCTTTCTACAATATCGCAAACTTCTGAAATCaaagattttctaaataaaattgcaAGGTTTTCATGTGACTCAGGAGAGAATTTAACAGTCTGTTTTAGAGCTGTGGATTGTAGTCATTCAAAGatactgaatataaataaaaacacacgatcaaaaataaatgtgaactgAAAGCAGCAACACACAATATCATTGTCTTGGTGATGGAAAACTGCATCATATTTGTAGCTTCAAGTCCATTCTGTGGCAGAGGGAGGCGATGGAAAAGCAGAGGAACCGATGGATATTATAATCAATGTAATTGACCAGAATGACAACAAGCCTGTTTTCAGTCAGTCCATCTATATGGGAGATGCTCCAGAGGCCTCACAGAAAGGTAAAGTCCTGGCTTCAGGTGTTGAACACACATAAATAATATCTTACATACAAAACTGCTTTTATACACATAGAATATATTTCATAAGTTTGGTGAAATGTAATTTCTTATCACAAACATTCAGTCCAAGGAGGATTTGGGACAATTAATGGTTGAATCTGTGGCCCAACATTAACATCACACTAGATTATTGAACTGCTTGGAAACAAAACTTTCAGATGAACtcagtactttaaaaaaaactagaacATTGATGAGTATTTCATCAAGGTTCTAATGGTCACTGTAAAGAAAATCCACAGATTGTCTGAAAAGCTCAGCGTGAAAACCTATTTCTGTGGTGAAAAGGTCACATTTTATTCTAAGTCCCATTCTGCCTCAACAACACAATCTTGTTAATTTTGTATCCCTATTATTTTCCCTAAatgggataaaaataaatacatcttatTCTGGTGGCAAATAATTATCAGAATTTAGCAATACTCAGTGACAccactgaatttatttatgttcacaGGTTACCAGTTTTGAACCAAATCTGAAGTCCTCATATCCAAAGCTAACTAGTTCTCAGTCATGcatgaacagaaccagagtcaaacatggagaagcagcattcggTTTTTACGCTCAGTTCAGCTCAGCCTCACTGTTAAATCTCTGTAGATGAACTGATGAATCTGCTCTCACTGATCCGCTTTGTGTTTCATCTTGATTAGGTTTTCAGGTGCTTCAGATTGTGGCCACAGATGCTGATCAGCCAAATACTGACAACTCTGATATCAGGTACCGTATAATGAGTCAGAAGCCAGAGGAGCCCAATCCCAACATGTTTATCATCAATCCAACAACTGGAGTCATCAGAGTCAACGAGCCTGGACTGGACCGAGAGGTGAGAATACTGACAGTTGTTAGGGATCTGAGGCTGTGGGAGGGCTAATGAAAGGTGTGGGCGTTCTCCTGCTCCCAGCAGAGCAGGGAAccttgttgtttttgctgtgttctTCCATTATTTAGGGTTCTGAGCCCGCATAAGTGAGCAGACAGCAAATGCATGGCATGATATTATTCTTACTATCATGTTTCTCCACTGAAACTCctactgctgctgcagtctaCCCCACCTAACTTattgcaacttttatttattacttgGCTTCAGGACCCACACCACTGCTGAGATGCACATATTCAGGCTTGTGCACCTGTAGGTGGCGCTATGGCAGAAAATACGCGTTTGTGCTTATAACTCGAAAACAGCGCGTCCCATTAACAACACCGATATGGGCAAGGTTCCCTAGTAAAATTCTCCAAATCACGAGTaactgtgcaaaagtttttgGTCTGGATTATTTTTCACCAGAGAGCCACGAACATTGCAATAGTCAAAATCAATTTTGTCCCCTTGGTTCCACTCTGAGCCCAATCAAACCTGGCACAATataggaagaaaggaaaaagttaTAGCGGCGGACTttgggtgagtgtgtgtgtgaatggttgtgtgtcctgtatgtctctgtgttaccctgcgacagactggtgacctgtccagggtgaacccacctctcgcccagaacgtagcagGAGAGGAACCAgtaaccctcctgaccccattagggacaagggtgttagaaaatggatggatggatggaatggaGCCATATAGGGCTGTGGTCTGACCACATTGTGTAGTCATCCTATTTGGCCGCATGATGCCAAACCAGTCATTCATTATCTGTCTCAACAACAGTATAGTATAGAATTGCAGTCAGGGTGCttcatttgtatatttataCCAACTTTTATCAACTTTAAATGACTTAATCCACATCATTTGACCAGCACACATTCAcattgattcatttcatttcatgtccttgtgggatcaataaagtaatttAGAATTCGGTTTCAATGACAACCAAATTGTTGGTATTTCAGTGTGAAGTAGCTGACAGTGAAATAGTGAGCTATTTCACTAATGGACTCAGAATTTGAagtgtttgttcattttagacaacagcagaaaaaggaaaaaacttaTTGTGTTGTTTAAATTTTACACTGAAGTTAACAAGGTGAGCCAGGCTGCAGCTGTTGATTCATAAAgtttatgtttgttaaaacagaAAGTCCCAAAGTATGAACTAGAAGTACAGGTAGCTGACATGAAGGGAGAAAGTTTGACTGGATTTACCAAAGTGATTATCAAAGTGACGGACCTCAACGATCACGCTCCAGTCTTTTTAGAGCCCAGAGTAAGTATAACACACAACtgcttttattgattttttgttcattttgtcacCTAGTCATTACTTCAAATCAATTTATCACTGTTGATTTGTGCAGCAGATGGTGAGTAAAGCAGTAGATCACTCTGACTGCTATTAGAGAGTTTTAAAGTACCAAACATATTACATAAAATGATAGATGATCATAAAATGTCcatgtgtattttttctgtaaactgtCTGATAGCTTCTCTTCCACATCGTCTGTCTCAGTATAACGCTACAGTTGAAGAGAACAAAGTAGACACTCTAATTGTTAAGATGTTGGTGACGGACAATGATGAGCCTCATACCATGGCCTGGAATGCAAAGTTCAAAATCATTGATGGAGATCCAGGAAATCTGTTTACTGTGGTAAcaggaacaaacaaacaagaaggaaTCATCACCACTGCTAAGGTAGGAGGAACGGCAGGTTCTGACTGTTGGACCAAATGTAACTATTTCAgagtagtttgtttttaagcaaaattCAGTTACATTTATAACCTGAAGTTGAGCCTGAACTGTTCATGTCTGAGTTAACACTAAACCTTTCTTCCACTAAACCAGGGTCTGGACTTTGAGAGAGCCAGTAAGCACACTCTACTGGTCACAGTGGAGAATGAGGCTCCTTTTGCTGTCCCATTGGTCACTTCCACTGCTACAGTGGTGGTGACCGTGGTGGATGTCAATGAACCTCTGATGTTTgatccagaaaagaaaaatgtttccaaacgtGAGGATCTTGCTGTGAACAGCACTGTGGTGCGGTACACAGCTTCTGATCCAGACACTGGACGCAAACAGAAAGTCATGTAagaaacttaaagaaaatgaaatttcacatttttacacagcTATTTTAACCAATTATATTCCAGATTTGTCTGTTTAATGAGTACTCAGAAACTGGGTGCACAGATTTCTTACTTCATAAAATGAACTGCAAATCAGAACTTTGTAAATCTAAAGCATGATGATATTTGTTTCCTATCCCAACATGTATCACACTGTCCCACATCATAAAGCTGGAACTGatgtttgaacatgtttttatggtTTGTCTTTATTGTTGCAGGTATGAAATAATTAGTGACCCAGCCGGCTGGTTTGACATTGATAAGGAGACTGGTGAGGTAAAAGTGAGAAACCGAATGGACAGAGAATCTCCACTTGTCAAGGAGGAGAAATACACAGCCCTGATTGGTGCATCTGATGATGGTAGGTGTGAGTTTTgttctggagctgcaggagagaAACTTAGATGTGAATGTAAAACGAAAATGTAGGTTGATCCGAGGGATCATGTTCAAAACAACTtggaaaaactgaagttatgATTCTTTGTTCTGAAGAAACTTCCTTTATCCAGTTTTGGAAGAGTATTTAACTGGAATGCTAGCTGTAGCATTAGAGGTTTTCTTAGCTTGGAAGTAGTTCTTTCATTAGTTTATTATTTCCTGTAAAACATTATGAAGGACTTTTTGTATTAAAGGGACTGGACAGGATACaatgcattttccaggcacatggtgccattaTATAACATGTAACTATGATATGTACAGAGTTTTGATAACAGCTGAAGGAAACAAATATAACAagaaacaaatttgactttgcaattggacaccttgaaattgggcctctgtctctttaaaaaagctCCTGTTTTATCCGACACTgccttcagcatgtcatcacaacaatgctacTCCATTATGCCATTTACAACTGTTCTTAGGCGCAATTGGACCAGGAAGTGATGAGCTCAGTAGATGTACAGCagcaccagatgtttgctaattgctgctgctagtctgggggagctgagtgggagaagTAAAGAGTCTGTGTTTAGCATGAGCCAGTGTTTAGGCACCCATAAGtagttgccatgggagattaaatgaTTCCTCAAACATATATGAAAGTATCAAAGCAACCCTACATGTATGTTTGGATGAGGGAATCACATTATAACATGAGCTGAAGCtcaaaaaagatgatttttacATTATGCTTCCCTTTCAATTGTACTTTATAGAGCTCTTTAAACTTACTCTGACAGCTTATGATTTCCTCAGCTCAAGAAAAGTTTAGACGTTTTCCTCAGTAGATTGCTAAAGGCGTCCCCAGAACAGCTCCTGCTattgctgtctgtctgtctgtctgtcttacCAGATCGAATTGCAGCTACAGCAACTGGAACTCTGGTTCTTCATCTTCAGGATGTCAACGACAACCCTCCTACCATCGAGGAACGCAAATTCACAGTACGTCTTTCTTTGGTACAATTTAAATAGTCTTAcatataaactttaaaatagaaTTTCATATACTTGATACAGAATTgttaacttttgaaataaaaaataaatcagtattaAAGTCGATGTTTCAAAACTAGTTTATTTCCACAGGTGTGTAGCAAGATAGCAGTTCCTCAGCTGCTGACTGTGACAGACAGAGACGGACCAGGCTTTACTTCTCCATACAACGTCAGCCTAGTTGGTTCTGCAAAGGCTAACTGGACTGCTAGGATGATCAGCACCAGTATGTACATCAGCTATACCCAACCTTTGATCATAATGTGCTCAAAAAATGTGCTCATTCTTTGAGCACATCAAGTTGCCAATGAGtcaaacacagacaaacacaaacaaagcaaaactaagAGGAAGGAACTGGCAAATAGAAACTGATCACTAGCATAATCTAAACTGTAAAGAATGATCTAAGCATTTTCCTGGTGTGAATAAacccaaaaaatttaaaactggtGGATTTCCTgataaattaatgtttgttaTTCTCTTAATTTGCAGGAACAGGAATCATCCTGACTTTAAACCGTGAGCTGGAGATTGGAGATTACACTGTGGCCATGAGCATTGCAGACAACCAGGGTCTGTCTCAGGTCAGCACAGTCACAGCCAGAGTGTGTGACTGCACTGGAGAAGACGTGAGCTGTCGGGAGAAAGATGTCGGTGGCTCCAACCCGCCAGTCATCCTGGGAATACTGAAGGCCACTGTGGTGTTGCTGACCAGTGAGTTTGAAACTTCATTGCGTTGTGTCCTCACATCTGCTTTACTAATTTCTAAAGGTACAAATACCAACTGTATCCACATCTGACAAGTAGGACTATCTGccttttcaaattgtttaaaaagtttctaactACGGAAACCCAGGAGGTTGCATTGAGTCAGTGACAGTCTTTGTTCAGAACGTCTCCTTGTGTTGGCAAACAATCCTGTCCTGAGTTtggttaataaaaacagattttctgtgcACTAATCTGTGTGCTGACTCCGTCGTGATGTTTAGTTTTCCTTATACTAAATCATAAGTGGTATTATAGAGCCTCACTGACACCAAGTGGGCATTTTTCACCATATTTAATTTGGTCAGTTGAGCAGAACCTCCCTGGTTGTACATGTCAGTGGCTGTCCTTCAGACACGTTTGTTCCTTTTATATTCTTCGTttgtaagtttattttattgggcTCTGGTTGCTTTCTGTATTTTGTCTGTGGTGCATATGTCCCTAGAGGCTTCCTAACCAGATGCCTGAGCctcctcaactggctcctcttgatTTGAAGGAGCAgaggctctactctgagtccctcctggataaCCTCCTGTCGACCTCCcgctctcttcctccctcattcgtgaacaagatcccgagatgcTTCCAACTTCATGGAAATGTAGTTGGTTTTTAACAATTTGGTGATTAAAGTCGTCTGCTCTTCATTCAGTGCTGGGGCTGCCATTGTTCCTGTTTGTGAGACGAAGGAGAGCAGAGGAGAAACCTGTTGAACTCAAAGATCTCAGCACGGCAGACAACATgtttgaggaggaggagaggaacgACAGAGAGGACATTCAGGTGAACATTTGATTCTGCACAGACCGTCGTGTTTCAGCAAAAACACCTTCTAGACAACATGAATCGTAAACAAAGTGTAATGTCTTATTGAAGCTGAACTGTTAATGGGAGAAAGTTCATGTGCCCAGGAGACTCTTCTAAACGACATAAGCcaatggatggaaaaaaaaccaacaatataaatattttttcttgatcTCATTTAGTTCTTCAGCTGTGATCATCCTGTATGTGAAGTAAAAACCCAGCAATGCTATTGTTCTCCTTTCACAAACGCTTTTTAAAGACAATCCGCATAATGTGCATCAATTCTATTATAGATAACCTCTTCCATGTTATGCtaattttttccttctttttttccgGACTGCTCCCGCCTGAATCATCCTGCTGGTGTTTGACTGTAAGGGAGGCGGTTCTGATTCGCAAGACCCAGAATATGAATATCTGCCTGAAGGGGTCCCACTCCCAGAAACTGCCTGATAATAATGGAGAACaggatgaaaacaaactgtACATGTTTggtgctttaaaagaaaatttaaatgttaaatgtgtcTGTAGTAACATGTTgaacatttcacatattttgtaaTGAACCATTTCAGTTTAATGTCATTCATTGTAATGACCTCTTGTTGAGAGGTCAAAGATGATGTTTTCCATTGTTCACTATTTGGGGGGTTAGCTTTCTGCAAGCTTTTCAAAGGTGAAACTTTTAACCTTTGttatatttgcttattttatttttttccccaatacaTAGACTTTGTTTTCTACATTGCTGGTGCTACTGAGCAAACACTGAACAACACAAATGTTGTGCATCTTTGGTGTTTGGTGTCTGTAAATCTATAAGGGAATCTCTTGAGATTCTCTGGAGTGAGcaaaagattagggtgatggtgaGGAGGCAATTCAAAGACTTGGAGCTCATTATGATAAATcagcaaaacattcaaaaagatGCTAAGCCTCTATAACAAAAGGTTCAGGTATTAGTTTTCATTAAGCGTACATTTTTTGCATTACTTTTTCATTGATGTATCATATTCTAATCTAAAATGTCGTCTTTGCATCAgttgaaagcagaaaataatcatcaacAAAATACAGGTTTGAAAGCAGTCTCTCTGGAATTGATCTGTTTCACTTATttgttactaaaataaatggacttacaaaaatgtattgaaaatgaCTGCATGCATAACTATAGATATGTACTACGTCTATTATTGTCATTAtgcattaaaaagaacaaaatcactCTCCTAAGCATAAAGACCATCACCGAATAAAGACATATTTAGTTAaagaatttaatattaaaaagcaTTTGTCATGTTATCTTCAAATATTGcagacatcttttttttgtacaaaacaaaccaaaaacaatctCATCAACTCTTGCCAATGGCACGATGGCTGTAGAACGCTGCATGGATCTAAtgtactgaaaaataaacactgatggaaatattagttaaaaaataaaaaacaagacaaaaagtaCTTTTGGTTACATTCTCCACAAATCACACCAGTAAAACTGAGCTTTCAAGTTTGTATGTCTCATAAAGAATAGAATCATAAATGAAGAACTAAAACTAACGTAAGACTTTAACCTAAAGATCCTAACGAAGAGCAgctcaaagaggaaaaaataggACTGATTACACACATTGTCGCACAGATATCGATTTCACACATTCTCACAGTCAGACTGCATGCATGCAGCCATTTTCTCACAGTGTGGGTACATTCACATCATGTCATCATCTCCTCCTCCGCACATGTCGGCCAGCTTCTTGAAGCGAGGGCCATATTCTCGGATGGAATCGTAGTCTTGCTCTCCGTCGCTCGAGGAGCACAGAGACGAGAGTTGTTCTGCCTCAGAACTGCCTCCTTCCAAATCGAACACCAGCAGGGAGTCGTAGGGGGGAGCAGTGAGGTCTGTATCTGCCACCTTCAGGTTCTGAATTATGGCAGACAAAGGTTAACAAATCTGGTTGCTAAAACTAGATGTAACACAATGGGAAAACATTTGCTCTTATTTCTCAAGGGTTTCGCTCACATGGGCAATAAAATCCCCGAGCTCATCTGGGTTGGTGGGCCGAGGTTTGTACGAGGGGCCGGATCCAAGCGGAGCAGCCATGACGATCCTGGGCATGTCAGACTTGTTGGTCAGAGCAAAGTGGAGGAC from Gambusia affinis linkage group LG13, SWU_Gaff_1.0, whole genome shotgun sequence includes:
- the LOC122842045 gene encoding cadherin-1-like → MGTTWFVVWSVWILCQPSAAADGSLCEPGFESELFILKVSRKNLKPGTRLCKVGFTDCTTRTRFLFSTDDSRLVVEAEGIITVKRQIVLHEGNQNFLVHAWDSQGQKMTLPVRLLYQNHHYMNNRLDAEFHHEAHKLNNQLHDHLDSDSNQQIPILDFPKSNPGLKRRKRDWVIPPLSVPEHSRGPYPRLLAKIRSNKDKVKKIYYSITGPGADQPPVGLFTMNRDTGHLYVTQELDREKVDKYTLQVHSVAEGGDGKAEEPMDIIINVIDQNDNKPVFSQSIYMGDAPEASQKGFQVLQIVATDADQPNTDNSDIRYRIMSQKPEEPNPNMFIINPTTGVIRVNEPGLDREKVPKYELEVQVADMKGESLTGFTKVIIKVTDLNDHAPVFLEPRYNATVEENKVDTLIVKMLVTDNDEPHTMAWNAKFKIIDGDPGNLFTVVTGTNKQEGIITTAKGLDFERASKHTLLVTVENEAPFAVPLVTSTATVVVTVVDVNEPLMFDPEKKNVSKREDLAVNSTVVRYTASDPDTGRKQKVMYEIISDPAGWFDIDKETGEVKVRNRMDRESPLVKEEKYTALIGASDDDRIAATATGTLVLHLQDVNDNPPTIEERKFTVCSKIAVPQLLTVTDRDGPGFTSPYNVSLVGSAKANWTARMISTRTGIILTLNRELEIGDYTVAMSIADNQGLSQVSTVTARVCDCTGEDVSCREKDVGGSNPPVILGILKATVVLLTMLGLPLFLFVRRRRAEEKPVELKDLSTADNMFEEEERNDREDIQGGGSDSQDPEYEYLPEGVPLPETA